ACGATGAAACAAACAACTAACAGTCTTTATACCCAAGTATCAGCATTACTCATCATGCTGAGCATGCCCTATCTCGCTCACTCATCTGAACAATTACAAGAGGCACAAGGAGTACAAAGCCATGCGTCAATTGAAAAAGCTGTGTTTCAGCATATCAATGAACAGCTTAGTAGCGATGGCTTGGATATTGAAATTGAACTCAATCGAGTTGATAAACGCCTACGGCTTCAGCAATGCGACCAACCCTTAGCAACAACGGTACGCGGCATAGGTGAATTACGCGGCCGCATTGCTATCGCAGTTAAATGTAGTAGCCCAAAACCATGGAAGTTCTATCTCGGTGCAACGGTGCGTCAATTTGGCAAAATTGTCGTCGCTAAACAGGGTATACCACGTGGTACCGTACTATCACATAGCGATATCCACTTAAAATACACAGAATTAACACAACTACGGCAAGGGTATTATCAGCATATTGATGATATCGTCGGTATGGTTACTAAACGGACTCTCAGCGGCGGAAAACCGATAGGCCCACATACTGTCAATCGTAGACAACTGGTCAATCGTGGTGATAAGGTCACCATACGCGCGGTACTTGCAGGGATTGAAGTACGAATGGTTGGTGAAGCGCTAGCCAATGGTGCAAACGGAGAGCGCATATCCGTGAAAAATTTAAGTTCAGACCGTATAATCAAAGCAGTCGTCACGTCGCAGGGGGTTGTTAGCGTGAGGCTGTAATGAATTAAAGCTTAGATGAATGCAGCCGTTAAAATGGCTGAAAACCTCGCGAAACTATACGGGGCTATAGCAGGAGCTAAATGTGACAATTGAAATTACCAGGAACAGCGCGAGTGTACTCAGTGACGCAAGAAGTACCGTTGCCGGTACAGCAAGGCTTGGCTCAAGCGTGGTTCAATCATCACCTCAAGACGTTGTTAGCATTACTGATACCGCTGTTAAACCCAGGCAAATTGAAGAGCAGCTAAGAACAGTACCCGTCGTTGATAACCAAAAAGTTTCTGAGTTGCGTAGTGCATTAAACAGCGGCAATTTTGAGATCAACGCAGAACGTGTTGCCGATAAAATCATTGGCTTTGAACTGGACACAGAATAGTCTCCCAACACATATTAAGCTACATATAAAGCCATGCAAATAGAATTTCTTAATCAACTCAGCGCAGAGATAACGTTAGCCAAAACTATGGCTAAAATTCTTAGTGATGAACGCAATGCGTTGGCTAATTCTGACGCAGCACAGATGGATAAAACTAGCCAAGAAAAACGCTCTTTACTTGCCGATCTAGAAGCACATGCTCGCAAGCGACTACAACTCGTTACCAACATGGGTTATCAAAAAAAACTGGGGACGGTACGCCATTTTTTGTCTCAAAAAGACCCATCCCAAGCTTTATTACAAAGCTGGGATAGCCTTAATCGACAATTACAATTATGCAGTGATCAAAACCAAATTAACGGCCGTATCATAAGTCTAAGCCAAAGAAAAACTGAAATGACATTAAACGTATTGCGTGGCCAATTACCACAAAGTAATAGTGCTTACAATCATTTCGGTAAAATGACACATCATTCACATGGTGTTTGTCTTAGTAGTGCCTAGAACAAACGAGGGATTTTTAACGAGTAATCCTCAATAAGGGGGATCGACATGGATAACAACTCATCGGGTATAGATAACAACACACCGGGTCACACAAAGGACATTGTTGAGCAGGAACGGATCATACAATTACTTGAAACTGCCCATCAATGTGTCGCCAATCTACGTCTACATATAGATGACTCTACAACCACCTATTTTAGTTCCATCATTGATATCGACCTAAAAGAAAAAATAATGTTACTCGAATTACTACGCCCGGGTAGTGGCAACGCATTACTTAATAATTCAGAACAAGTAAATATCGAAGCATTTTTAAAAACCTCAAAGCTAAATTGGCATTCACGAGTTTTTAAAGATGACTACACCTGTATCCCTGATTCCTTTCAGGTTAGTATGCCGACTCATATCCTCTACACGCAACAACGACTAGCTCACAGAATAATACCTCAGGACAATATTGAAGTTGTCTTATCGCATCCAGAGATGAAATCCATTCATGGTGAAATAGTAAATATTTCAGTAGATGGGATTGCTGTAAAGATTCCCGGGAACCATATAGAAAACATTAATCCCGGAACATTTTATCAAGATTGTCTTATGCATTTACCAAAACATGATGTATTGTGCGCAATTGAGGCGAAACATCGAGATAACAAAACAGGAATTTTTGGCGCAAGTTTTTGCGGCCTTTCAAGGTTACAGCAACATACTATCACGCAGTTTATTATCGAAACAGATCGCGTATCTCAGCGTAAATCATCAAAGAAAAGTCGCTTAGGGCATCCGTCGTAGATAAATATTCTATCGGAGCTTAGCGTGAAACGTTACAATACCCGAGCAGAATCTAGTGTCTCGGTAGCTCAGCTGGATAGAGCATTCGCCTCCTAAGCGAAGGGTCGGAGGTTCAAATCCTCTCCGGGACACCATTTTAAAACTTTCAACTTCTTATACTTCCCTTACATATCATGAGAGCTTTTAGTTGCCAGCCACCGATTGGTGATGTTTCGCACTTATTAAGATTAGGTGATCGCGCAACTTATGTACCAGAACAAGATAATGCCGCCAAATAACGGCGAAAATTTATGCCCAGCTCAGGATGCTTCAACGCATACTCTACCGTTGCTTCCAGATAACCCTGCTTACTACCACAATCAAAACGTTTGCCATCAAACTGGTAAGCTAACACAGGCTCCTCTAATAACAATCTAGCTATGGCATCAGTTAATTGATATTCACCACCCGCGCCACGACCTGTCGTTTCAAGGATATGAAAAATTTGCGGGCTAAGGATATATCTGCCTACTACCGCCAAATTTGAAGGCGCATCATTCGGATTCGGTTTCTCAACAATCTCCTGTACCGAGCTCACCACGGACACTTCATCTTCAACTGCCACAATCCCATATTTATCCGTATCACTATGAGCAACTTTCTCAACACCTAAAATGCTCGAACGCTTAGTCTCATAAAGCTCCGCCATCTGTTTAAGACAACTCACATTACCGCCATCAATCAAGTCATCAGCTAAAATAACAGCAAATGGCGCATTACCTACCACTCTCTTAGCACAGAGTACCGCATGCCCCAAGCCTAGTGCCTCAGGTTGGCGCACATAGATACATGACACGCCATCGGGCACAATGCTACGTACCACCTTAAGTAGTTCATGCTTGCCTTTTTTTTCAAGCTCTGACTCAAGCTCATAGTTTTTATCGAAATGATCTTCGATCGCACGCTTACTGCTACTGGTAACAAAAATTAATTCAGTGATGCCTGCTTCAACCGCTTCTTCGACTGCATACTGAATCAAGGGTTTATCTACAATTGGTAGCATTTCTTTTGGGGTTGCTTTCGTCACAGGCAAAAAGCGTGTGCCCATACCAGCGACAGGAAATACTGCCTTGGTTAATAATTGCTTCATTTCGCCACCACTGGTAACGGTATCACATTCGATTCCGAACTCCTGTCGAGCTGCACCTTGTGTTGCGGAATCAAACTCCATAGCAGCTCACTGACGCGTGCATTATCATAGGCATCACATGCATTCTGAAATTCTCTGATTAGGTTATCGATATTATCAAGCCCCTTAGTAGGAGCCTGTACTAATTTTATTTTGTCATAGCTAGTTGCGACTAATGGCTCATCATCGTAAAACAACTCTTCATACAACTTTTCACCAGGGCGCAAACCAGTAAAGACTATATCGACATCCTCACCCGGAACCTTACCCGCTAATCGAATCATTTGCTCAGCAAGATAAGAAATTTTCACTGGCTCACCCATATCAAGCACAAATATCTCGCCACCTTTGCCTACCGCGCCTGCCTCCATTACCAACTGACAAGCCTCAGGGATTGTCATAAAGAATCGCGTAATATCTGGATGCGTCACCGTAAGCGGCCCACCCTTAATAATTTGTTGACGAAACAGTGGCACCACACTGCCAGCCGAATCCAGAACATTGCCAAATCTGACTGTGATAAACCGTGTCTTCGATTTTGCATTCAGCGTTTGGCAAGCCATTTCTGCCATACGTTTAGTGGCACCCATAATATTAGAGGGGTTCACTGCTTTATCCGTAGAAACCATGACAAATTTATGACAGCCATGCCTAACAGCACTTTTAGCTAAGGTATACGTCCCTAAGACGTTATTCTTAACTGCTTCACGTGATTGATCTTGCAACATCGGCACATGTTTATAGGCTGCCGCGTGAAATACAATCTCAGGCAACTCAATAGAAAAAATATGATCAATAGCCACTTCATCTGTGACACTGGTGAGATAAAAACCAAGATTGACGTTAGGGAAAGCCTCCCTAAGCTCTTTTTCAATGGAATATAAAGCATATTCAGAATGGTCAACCAGCAATAATTTTTCTGGTGAGAGACGTGCTATCTGTCGACATAACTCAGAACCGATCGATCCGCCCGCGCCACTTACCATCACGATAGACCCAGAGATTTCTTGATTTATCCTGGACCAATCAAGCTTGACTTGTTCTCTACCTAATAGATCATCAATCGACACTTCCCGCAGTGACTGCACAGATACTCGCCCTGAAACCAAGTCCGTGTACTTTGGTAGCGTCCGAAATGGAACGCCTGCTTCTTCACAATGATCGACAATGCGCCGCATCTGCGCAGAATTAGCCGAAGGTATCGCTAATAACACGACCTCCGCTGCAGTATCTTTAATCGCGTTAGGTAAATTATCCACATTGCCCACCACGCGAATACCGTGTATCTCTTTTCCTTGCTTACTTAACGAATCATCAACAAATGCAACAGGGGAATATTCCTTGGCCGGATCCAACATAAGATCGCGTGCCAATATTTCGCCTGCTCGCCCAGCACCAATAATTAAGGCTGGCTTACCCTGTACTATTTTCAACTTATGGTCTTTAAACCAACGATAAATAAACCGTGGGCCACCAACAAGAATCACCAAAAAGATTGCGTAAAGCGGTAAAACGCTGCGCGGTAATCCTTCCATTCGCGTCCATAAAAATAGTGAAATTGCAATGAACCCTGCCCCAAGCGCTACTGCCTTAGCGATCCTGATCAAATCAGGAATTGAAGCAAACCGCCAAACTCCTCGATATAAACCGAAATACCAAAACATAGTCACTTGAATCGCAATAACAATAGGTAGGTATGTGAACATACCTGCCATATAACTATCCGGTATAACTGACAAATTAAAACGAAACCAATATGCAGTAGCCCATGCTAACGGGATCATAAGAGCATCATGGCTAAAGGCAAAATAACGAAGCTGTGTTCGAAAAAACCTAGGCATTTTTATCATTCATGTGTTCGTGGCAACCATCCTAACGAAAATATCATATTCATACTATATGCAAGCTGAATTTCATCAGCCCCAAGCAAGCACCCTGCTTAATTAATATGCTTGAATTCTAGTATCTGTAAAAATTTTACGCTCTCTCTCAGTTTATAATTATTTTTATATTCTACCTACCAACTCAATCGCCTCAGTATACCTCTTACGAGGGGCACATCAGTTCAAAATATTCTTCCAATAACGAATAAGCATAATCCGTTTTATTCGAGACCACTGAAACAGACGAGCAAACAACTTCAGCCATGAATTAAAATTTCATGCCTAAGGGGTCTCTGATCAAATCTGAGCAAAATACCCCAAGAGCCTGCCCCCGCGGCACGCAGAAGATTAGACGCATGTCA
This sequence is a window from Gammaproteobacteria bacterium. Protein-coding genes within it:
- a CDS encoding polysaccharide biosynthesis protein — protein: MPRFFRTQLRYFAFSHDALMIPLAWATAYWFRFNLSVIPDSYMAGMFTYLPIVIAIQVTMFWYFGLYRGVWRFASIPDLIRIAKAVALGAGFIAISLFLWTRMEGLPRSVLPLYAIFLVILVGGPRFIYRWFKDHKLKIVQGKPALIIGAGRAGEILARDLMLDPAKEYSPVAFVDDSLSKQGKEIHGIRVVGNVDNLPNAIKDTAAEVVLLAIPSANSAQMRRIVDHCEEAGVPFRTLPKYTDLVSGRVSVQSLREVSIDDLLGREQVKLDWSRINQEISGSIVMVSGAGGSIGSELCRQIARLSPEKLLLVDHSEYALYSIEKELREAFPNVNLGFYLTSVTDEVAIDHIFSIELPEIVFHAAAYKHVPMLQDQSREAVKNNVLGTYTLAKSAVRHGCHKFVMVSTDKAVNPSNIMGATKRMAEMACQTLNAKSKTRFITVRFGNVLDSAGSVVPLFRQQIIKGGPLTVTHPDITRFFMTIPEACQLVMEAGAVGKGGEIFVLDMGEPVKISYLAEQMIRLAGKVPGEDVDIVFTGLRPGEKLYEELFYDDEPLVATSYDKIKLVQAPTKGLDNIDNLIREFQNACDAYDNARVSELLWSLIPQHKVQLDRSSESNVIPLPVVAK
- a CDS encoding flagellar protein FlgN, whose amino-acid sequence is MQIEFLNQLSAEITLAKTMAKILSDERNALANSDAAQMDKTSQEKRSLLADLEAHARKRLQLVTNMGYQKKLGTVRHFLSQKDPSQALLQSWDSLNRQLQLCSDQNQINGRIISLSQRKTEMTLNVLRGQLPQSNSAYNHFGKMTHHSHGVCLSSA
- a CDS encoding flagellar brake protein — encoded protein: MDNNSSGIDNNTPGHTKDIVEQERIIQLLETAHQCVANLRLHIDDSTTTYFSSIIDIDLKEKIMLLELLRPGSGNALLNNSEQVNIEAFLKTSKLNWHSRVFKDDYTCIPDSFQVSMPTHILYTQQRLAHRIIPQDNIEVVLSHPEMKSIHGEIVNISVDGIAVKIPGNHIENINPGTFYQDCLMHLPKHDVLCAIEAKHRDNKTGIFGASFCGLSRLQQHTITQFIIETDRVSQRKSSKKSRLGHPS
- the flgM gene encoding flagellar biosynthesis anti-sigma factor FlgM, with the translated sequence MTIEITRNSASVLSDARSTVAGTARLGSSVVQSSPQDVVSITDTAVKPRQIEEQLRTVPVVDNQKVSELRSALNSGNFEINAERVADKIIGFELDTE
- the flgA gene encoding flagellar basal body P-ring formation protein FlgA; this translates as MKQTTNSLYTQVSALLIMLSMPYLAHSSEQLQEAQGVQSHASIEKAVFQHINEQLSSDGLDIEIELNRVDKRLRLQQCDQPLATTVRGIGELRGRIAIAVKCSSPKPWKFYLGATVRQFGKIVVAKQGIPRGTVLSHSDIHLKYTELTQLRQGYYQHIDDIVGMVTKRTLSGGKPIGPHTVNRRQLVNRGDKVTIRAVLAGIEVRMVGEALANGANGERISVKNLSSDRIIKAVVTSQGVVSVRL
- the galU gene encoding UTP--glucose-1-phosphate uridylyltransferase GalU, whose product is MKQLLTKAVFPVAGMGTRFLPVTKATPKEMLPIVDKPLIQYAVEEAVEAGITELIFVTSSSKRAIEDHFDKNYELESELEKKGKHELLKVVRSIVPDGVSCIYVRQPEALGLGHAVLCAKRVVGNAPFAVILADDLIDGGNVSCLKQMAELYETKRSSILGVEKVAHSDTDKYGIVAVEDEVSVVSSVQEIVEKPNPNDAPSNLAVVGRYILSPQIFHILETTGRGAGGEYQLTDAIARLLLEEPVLAYQFDGKRFDCGSKQGYLEATVEYALKHPELGINFRRYLAALSCSGT